The following coding sequences lie in one Apium graveolens cultivar Ventura chromosome 1, ASM990537v1, whole genome shotgun sequence genomic window:
- the LOC141665125 gene encoding FACT complex subunit SPT16-like, whose product MADRNGNAKPPIKKESTAGGGAYAINIENFSKRLKMLYSHWSEHRDEMWGACEVLAIATPPPSEDLRYLKSSALNVWLVGYEFPDTVMIFMKKQIHFLCSQKKVSLLEVLKKPAKETVGVEVVMHVKTKKDDGTTLMESIFHAIHSQSKSDGHDTPIVGHIAREAPEGNLLETWDEKLKGEDFQLMDITNGFSELFAVKDSNEITNVKKAAYLTSSVMKHYVVPKLEKVIDEEKKISHSTLMDDTEKVILDPAKAKVKLKAENVDICYPPIFQSGGEFDLRPSASSNDQHLYFDSTSVIICAIGSRYNSYCSNIARTFLIDANPVQSKAYEVLLRAHEAAIGTLKSGNKVSAAYQASLSVVEKDAPELIAHLTKSAGTGIGLEFRESGLSLNSKNDRVLKAGMVFNVSLGFQNLQTDTMNPKTQKISLLLADTVIVGINSPEVVTSISSKAVKDVAYSFNEEEDDDEKQIKVKPEANGADASSSKATLRSVNHETSKEELRRQHQAELARQKNEETARRLAGGGSGTMDNRGAMKGSGDLNAYKNINDLPTPRDLMIQVDQKHEAILLPVHGSMVPFHIATVKSVTSQQDTNRTCYIRIIFNVPGTPFNPYDSNSLKYQGSIYIKEASFRSRDPRHSSEIVQQIKTLRRQVTSRESERAERATLVTQERLQVGGAKFKPIRLLDLWIRPVFGGRGRKLTGTLEAHTNGFRYSTSRNDERADIMYGNIKHAFFQPAEKEMITLLHFHLHNHIMVGNKKTKDVQFYAEVMDVVQTIGGGKRSAYDPDEIEEEQRERARKNKINMDFQTFVNRVNDLWGQPQFKGHDLEFDQPLRELGFHGVPHKSSAFIVPTSSCLVELIETPFVVITLVEIEIVNLERVGLGQKNFDMAVVFKDFKRDVFRIDSIPSTSLDGIKEWLDTTDLKYYESRLNLNWRPILKTITDDPEKFIEDGGWEFLNMEASDSESDNSQESDQGYVPSDAQSDSASEEEEDDDSASLVDSEEDVEEDSEEVSEEEEGKTWEELEKEAVNADKENGAESDSEEERARRKIKAFGKSRVPDRRHPSGSLPKRPRMR is encoded by the coding sequence TGGTTATGAATTTCCGGATACGGTTATGATATTCATGAAAAAGCAGATTCATTTCTTGTGTAGCCAGAAGAAGGTTTCACTACTTGAAGTTCTGAAAAAACCAGCAAAAGAAACTGTGGGTGTGGAAGTTGTGATGCATGTGAAGACTAAAAAGGATGATGGAACTACCCTCATGGAATCTATTTTTCATGCAATACATAGTCAGTCTAAATCAGATGGTCATGATACTCCCATTGTTGGACACATAGCACGGGAGGCACCTGAGGGAAATCTTTTGGAGACATGGGATGAGAAATTGAAAGGTGAAGACTTTCAGCTTATGGATATAACCAACGGCTTCTCAGAGCTGTTTGCTGTGAAGGACAGCAATGAGATAACAAATGTAAAGAAGGCTGCTTACTTGACTTCATCTGTAATGAAACATTATGTAGTCCCGAAGCTGGAAAAGGTCATCGATGAGGAAAAGAAAATCTCACATTCTACCTTGATGGATGATACAGAAAAGGTCATACTCGATCCTGCGAAGGCCAAGGTGAAGCTGAAGGCAGAAAATGTTGATATTTGCTACCCTCCAATTTTTCAGAGTGGAGGGGAATTTGATCTCAGACCAAGTGCATCCAGCAATGATCAACACCTCTACTTCGATTCCACTAGCGTGATTATATGTGCAATTGGCTCTCGTTATAACAGCTATTGCTCGAATATTGCTCGAACATTTCTAATTGATGCTAACCCAGTGCAAAGCAAAGCGTACGAGGTCTTGCTTAGGGCTCATGAAGCAGCTATTGGCACCCTGAAATCAGGTAATAAGGTTTCTGCTGCCTATCAAGCATCCCTTTCCGTAGTTGAGAAGGATGCACCAGAGCTGATTGCACATTTGACAAAATCAGCTGGAACTGGAATTGGTCTCGAGTTCCGTGAGTCAGGGCTGAGTCTTAATAGCAAGAATGACAGAGTGTTGAAAGCAGGAATGGTTTTTAATGTGTCACTTGGTTTTCAGAATTTGCAGACAGATACAATGAATCCAAAGACCCAAAAAATATCTCTTTTGCTTGCTGATACGGTTATTGTTGGAATAAATTCTCCAGAAGTGGTAACATCTATTAGCTCTAAAGCTGTAAAGGATGTTGCATACTCATTTAATGAGGAAGAAGATGACGATGAAAAGCAGATAAAAGTCAAACCTGAAGCTAATGGTGCTGATGCCAGCTCTTCAAAGGCAACACTAAGGTCAGTTAACCATGAGACGTCAAAAGAGGAATTACGTAGGCAGCATCAAGCAGAACTCGCAAGGCAAAAGAATGAAGAAACTGCTAGGAGGCTTGCTGGCGGGGGCTCTGGAACAATGGATAACCGAGGTGCCATGAAAGGCTCGGGTGATTTAAATGCATATAAGAATATTAATGATCTACCTACGCCAAGAGATTTGATGATCCAAGTAGACCAGAAGCATGAAGCAATCCTTTTGCCTGTTCACGGAAGCATGGTCCCTTTTCATATTGCCACTGTGAAGAGTGTTACCAGCCAGCAGGATACTAATCGTACTTGTTATATTCGTATAATATTTAATGTTCCTGGTACTCCTTTTAATCCTTATGATTCAAACTCATTGAAGTACCAGGGATCTATTTATATCAAGGAAGCATCCTTCCGGTCCAGGGACCCAAGGCACAGTAGCGAAATTGTGCAACAAATTAAAACCCTAAGGAGGCAAGTTACGTCCCGTGAATCAGAAAGAGCCGAGAGGGCAACTTTAGTTACGCAGGAAAGACTTCAAGTCGGTGGAGCAAAGTTTAAACCAATACGGTTACTTGACCTATGGATTCGTCCAGTTTTTGGTGGTCGCGGAAGGAAGCTAACAGGCACCTTAGAGGCACACACTAATGGATTTCGGTATTCAACTTCACGAAATGATGAACGTGCAGATATTATGTATGGTAACATCAAGCATGCTTTCTTCCAGCCAGCAGAGAAGGAAATGATCACTCTCTTGCACTTCCATCTGCACAACCATATAATGGTGGGAAACAAGAAAACCAAAGATGTTCAGTTTTATGCCGAAGTTATGGATGTGGTCCAGACTATTGGAGGTGGAAAAAGATCTGCCTATGATCCTGATGAGATTGAGGAAGAGCAAAGGGAGAGAGCTCGGAAAAACAAGATAAATATGGATTTCCAGACTTTCGTGAATCGAGTGAACGATCTATGGGGACAACCTCAATTTAAGGGGCATGATTTGGAATTTGATCAGCCACTAAGAGAACTTGGTTTCCATGGGGTACCGCACAAATCTTCAGCTTTTATTGTCCCAACTTCAAGCTGCTTAGTGGAGCTTATAGAAACACCTTTTGTAGTAATTACTTTAGTTGAGATTGAAATTGTAAATCTTGAAAGAGTAGGTCTTGGGCAAAAGAATTTTGACATGGCAGTTGTTTTCAAGGACTTTAAGAGAGATGTATTTCGGATTGATTCTATCCCTTCAACATCCTTGGATGGCATCAAGGAGTGGCTTGATACAACTGACCTCAAATATTACGAGAGCAGGCTAAATCTTAATTGGAGACCTATATTGAAGACAATAACTGATGACCCAGAGAAGTTCATAGAGGATGGTGGGTGGGAATTTTTGAACATGGAGGCCAGTGATTCAGAGTCTGATAATTCACAGGAATCTGACCAAGGCTATGTGCCTTCTGATGCACAATCTGACTCTGcttcagaagaagaggaggatgaTGATAGTGCATCCTTGGTGGATTCTGAGGAAGACGTGGAAGAAGATTCAGAGGAAGTTTCAGAAGAGGAAGAAGGCAAAACATGGGAAGAGCTGGAAAAGGAAGCAGTTAATGCTGATAAAGAAAATGGGGCTGAATCAGACAGTGAAGAGGAGAGAGCTAGAAGGAAAATAAAAGCATTTGGGAAGTCTCGGGTACCAGATAGGAGACACCCAAGTGGCAGCCTTCCTAAGAGACCAAGAATGCGGTAA